The Enterococcus rotai genome includes a window with the following:
- a CDS encoding SpaA isopeptide-forming pilin-related protein, with protein MMKRQKFWIVMVLLLMIANSLIPVVSFAETFLSENTSEISTSTSTSEALNTVISSESSESAVINETSTEDTVAKQIEESVVASTEVPEKSAETSTSEVKLESRQAKAQQTENLITNVTLTDPKGVEYDTTTNRPQRQAPLKLSLQVGTENQTIQAGTYEYQLPADIAISNNISGRLETVGSWTLDTTGKLTIIFNETVVNGKYQIDIETSFIPYSDDSDLLKTITFSLANNQEKKYELLFKLSGEGSINLKKNKNFNTDIVSTEIKTNINRQTIQPNETIVVKSKINKNGATGTENASAYVTVKNVKVFAQDVSMGGSLIGEPTLLGSEEYTLQQNNTDLTVTLKKETNKAIIMTYDSVIKEESIVNEELYNLSTEATIYGTSLSNYVYFQYNHNPHMTKKGEYNVKTNTIVWTIDYNLDSTELALGTKLTDILTDEVPNDLTFSNLKIYNLYVYGTGSISLGGLAPSNHWDTSGFGQYTTDYIYTNNQSPTSTAAYRFVYETAIQNPSPREIENKVSDSLGSDDAKVNLAPSNISKILEEDSLDMTSGTVDWSIIVNNKHWGMQFSQMIDQFGERVNELVDGSEDFYYYAKGDDKTKHPLVAGQDYTISKTSSGFTVNMLGIHQGITTNKYVLTYTSKFDNTDIKVGDELSNKVSLTGNGNIPMEASATFNIPSFLVEGGKKNVSYNSNEGVLTWTIGINEERHKYKNLILNDDIESIQKLDKNSIEIVELDKIVNDNGNVTVMTGAKIQPGDDRYPTVMEIKDNQIHLEFSTIGNKKVAVRYKTAPSTAPVSDYYTKFSNIAKVSDEGSYTHELKAELTVPLGINTYKIGRVSTVDNKLANWTIRTNIMPANRPYKQLVLEDTFTLSDLSKAENTNFVIGTDAFVVRDQLTNNILRLGEDYDITFTYDQDQSPAGSAIKSYDTNYFKITFKKETRGVTVEYQTVTTKSANIRNTAVFTNDKAIKADWATVNHTVTSGSGSGKGVGQIPLKKVDAQTQQPLSGAVFELFDKESQQSLGLKITSDQDGNAAFQSVAEGEYLVKEITAPDGYKLSEDYEKGVLLSTKSDDDINDPNYVTTIENERIITTGDIELKKVDTDGQALSGAEFILSHSEQGQTTFYQENEQGQPNWTANQNEAKVFTSNDEGLILVSGMSAGTYSFIETKAPAGYQLDSTPVSLELTKEKIESKTKVTERKENQLLLGSLRVNKIDLETKQALSGAEFTLVSQADPDKKITKTTNKAGIAEFKDLPQATYTLIETKAPVGYLLKEIGEIIEINPEHLNRETTIENAPIAGEIKFHHIDTNGKEIADDDIIKGKVGTTQKVQPKEIKGYRFKEKQQSASRLRVNLDQFLSTDDVMFTEAPQTIVYVYEQVSVPPIVDPTIPKETDVTKIKSKTTKTTSLAKKKLPRTNEQTEYWYSVLGNSVLVSLLGYCVIYYYRKKQLD; from the coding sequence ATGATGAAAAGACAGAAATTTTGGATAGTAATGGTGTTACTATTAATGATTGCTAATTCTTTGATTCCTGTTGTTAGTTTTGCTGAAACATTTTTATCTGAAAACACTTCGGAGATTTCGACAAGTACATCAACAAGTGAAGCATTGAACACAGTAATTTCTTCAGAAAGTTCAGAAAGCGCTGTTATAAATGAGACTTCGACAGAGGATACAGTGGCTAAGCAGATCGAAGAATCAGTTGTTGCTTCAACGGAAGTACCAGAAAAATCAGCCGAAACTTCAACTAGTGAAGTGAAATTGGAGTCGAGGCAAGCAAAAGCACAACAAACTGAGAATTTAATAACGAATGTTACTTTAACTGATCCTAAAGGCGTAGAATACGATACAACAACCAATCGTCCACAAAGACAAGCACCATTAAAGTTGTCTCTTCAGGTTGGAACAGAAAATCAAACAATTCAGGCTGGAACTTATGAATATCAACTACCAGCAGATATTGCAATCTCAAACAACATATCAGGAAGATTAGAGACCGTTGGAAGTTGGACTCTAGATACGACTGGAAAGCTTACTATTATATTTAATGAAACAGTAGTCAATGGAAAATATCAAATCGACATTGAAACTAGTTTTATTCCATATAGCGATGATAGTGATTTACTTAAAACGATTACCTTCTCGTTAGCTAATAACCAAGAAAAAAAATATGAGCTATTATTTAAGCTCTCAGGTGAAGGAAGTATCAACCTGAAAAAAAATAAAAATTTTAATACCGATATCGTTTCAACTGAGATCAAAACGAATATCAACCGACAAACGATTCAGCCAAACGAAACAATCGTCGTAAAATCAAAAATTAATAAAAATGGAGCAACAGGTACTGAGAATGCATCAGCCTATGTGACTGTAAAAAATGTGAAAGTTTTTGCGCAAGATGTTTCTATGGGGGGCAGCCTAATCGGTGAACCCACTTTATTAGGAAGCGAAGAGTACACGCTTCAACAAAATAATACAGATTTAACAGTGACTTTAAAAAAAGAAACGAATAAAGCCATCATCATGACGTATGATTCTGTTATCAAAGAAGAATCAATTGTCAATGAGGAATTATACAATTTAAGCACAGAAGCGACGATCTATGGTACGTCACTTTCAAACTATGTTTATTTCCAATACAATCATAATCCTCATATGACTAAAAAAGGCGAATACAATGTAAAAACAAATACGATCGTTTGGACGATTGATTATAATTTGGACAGCACGGAACTAGCTTTAGGGACTAAACTTACAGATATTTTAACGGATGAAGTTCCAAATGACCTAACTTTTTCAAATTTAAAAATTTATAATCTCTATGTTTATGGTACTGGATCGATTAGTTTAGGCGGTCTAGCACCAAGTAATCATTGGGATACGAGTGGATTTGGACAGTATACGACCGATTATATTTATACGAATAATCAAAGCCCTACTTCGACAGCAGCTTATCGTTTTGTCTATGAAACAGCCATTCAAAATCCTAGCCCACGTGAAATAGAAAATAAGGTATCTGATTCATTAGGAAGTGATGATGCAAAGGTCAATTTAGCACCATCAAATATTTCTAAGATTTTAGAAGAAGATTCCTTAGATATGACATCAGGAACAGTGGATTGGTCGATCATTGTCAATAATAAACACTGGGGTATGCAGTTCAGTCAAATGATCGATCAATTTGGTGAACGAGTGAACGAGCTGGTTGACGGATCTGAGGACTTTTATTATTACGCTAAAGGTGATGACAAAACTAAACATCCTTTAGTTGCTGGCCAAGATTATACTATTAGTAAAACGAGCTCTGGTTTTACCGTAAATATGTTAGGCATTCACCAAGGAATCACAACAAATAAATATGTTCTGACCTATACAAGTAAATTTGATAATACAGACATTAAGGTAGGCGATGAGTTAAGCAATAAAGTGTCCCTTACTGGTAATGGAAATATTCCGATGGAAGCTTCTGCAACATTTAACATTCCTAGCTTTTTAGTCGAAGGCGGCAAGAAAAATGTTAGCTACAATAGCAATGAAGGTGTTTTGACCTGGACGATCGGAATCAACGAAGAACGACATAAGTATAAAAACTTAATTTTAAATGATGATATTGAGTCGATTCAAAAATTAGATAAAAACTCTATCGAAATCGTAGAACTAGATAAGATTGTCAACGATAATGGCAATGTCACTGTAATGACTGGTGCAAAAATTCAGCCAGGTGATGATCGTTATCCAACTGTTATGGAGATTAAAGACAATCAAATCCATTTAGAATTTTCTACAATCGGCAATAAAAAAGTAGCGGTAAGATATAAGACCGCACCAAGCACTGCACCTGTTTCTGACTACTATACTAAATTTTCGAATATAGCTAAGGTTAGTGACGAAGGAAGTTACACACATGAGTTGAAAGCTGAATTAACAGTTCCATTAGGAATCAATACGTATAAAATAGGACGAGTATCAACAGTAGATAATAAGCTGGCTAATTGGACTATTAGAACGAATATTATGCCAGCTAACCGTCCCTATAAACAATTAGTTCTGGAAGATACTTTCACACTAAGTGACCTATCTAAAGCAGAAAATACCAATTTTGTAATCGGAACAGATGCTTTTGTCGTAAGAGACCAGTTGACGAATAATATTTTACGATTAGGTGAGGACTATGATATTACCTTTACTTATGACCAAGATCAAAGCCCAGCAGGCTCTGCTATAAAAAGTTACGATACAAATTACTTTAAGATCACGTTTAAAAAAGAAACAAGAGGGGTCACTGTCGAATATCAAACTGTTACGACCAAATCTGCAAATATCCGCAATACAGCAGTTTTTACAAATGACAAGGCAATCAAAGCGGATTGGGCAACTGTCAATCATACTGTAACCAGTGGCTCTGGCTCTGGGAAAGGTGTAGGGCAGATTCCACTGAAGAAAGTTGATGCACAAACGCAACAACCGTTATCAGGTGCAGTTTTTGAACTGTTTGATAAAGAGAGTCAACAATCACTAGGATTGAAGATTACGTCAGATCAAGACGGAAATGCTGCTTTTCAGTCAGTTGCTGAAGGTGAATATTTAGTCAAAGAGATTACAGCACCGGATGGGTATAAGCTATCTGAAGACTATGAAAAAGGTGTACTATTATCCACTAAATCAGATGATGACATAAATGATCCAAATTATGTCACAACCATTGAAAATGAACGGATCATTACAACTGGAGACATAGAATTGAAGAAAGTCGATACTGATGGACAAGCTCTATCAGGAGCAGAATTCATCTTATCTCATAGTGAGCAAGGTCAGACAACATTTTACCAAGAAAATGAACAAGGCCAACCTAATTGGACAGCCAATCAAAACGAAGCGAAAGTATTTACCTCGAATGATGAAGGCTTAATCTTAGTTTCTGGAATGAGTGCGGGAACCTATTCATTTATAGAGACAAAAGCTCCAGCAGGTTATCAATTAGATTCAACACCAGTTTCGTTGGAATTAACAAAAGAAAAAATTGAATCTAAAACAAAGGTAACAGAGCGCAAAGAGAATCAATTACTACTAGGATCGCTCCGCGTAAACAAAATCGATTTGGAAACAAAGCAAGCACTTAGCGGTGCAGAATTTACACTAGTTTCCCAAGCTGATCCAGATAAAAAAATCACTAAGACCACCAATAAAGCTGGAATTGCAGAGTTCAAAGACTTACCACAAGCAACATATACACTTATTGAAACCAAAGCACCTGTTGGCTATCTATTGAAAGAAATTGGAGAAATTATTGAAATTAATCCAGAACATTTGAATCGTGAAACAACGATAGAAAATGCGCCTATAGCTGGAGAAATTAAATTCCACCATATAGATACTAACGGCAAAGAAATTGCGGATGATGATATAATAAAAGGAAAAGTTGGAACGACACAAAAGGTTCAGCCAAAAGAAATCAAAGGCTATCGTTTCAAAGAAAAACAACAATCAGCATCTCGACTAAGAGTTAATCTGGATCAATTTTTAAGTACAGATGACGTTATGTTCACTGAGGCACCCCAAACAATCGTTTATGTCTATGAACAAGTATCAGTGCCGCCGATTGTTGACCCAACGATACCAAAAGAAACAGATGTAACAAAAATTAAAAGTAAGACAACAAAAACAACTTCACTTGCTAAGAAAAAATTACCAAGAACAAATGAACAAACAGAATATTGGTACAGCGTCTTAGGGAATAGCGTACTTGTTAGTTTGCTTGGTTACTGCGTTATTTATTACTATAGAAAAAAACAACTAGATTAA
- the dltD gene encoding D-alanyl-lipoteichoic acid biosynthesis protein DltD — MSMKKKIFAIFGPILISAVLLIAFFFAPFKIDLDSKRVLADASTSMATNVLRGNAIKNKAIGSKEYVPFFGSSELSRISPFHPTVLAEKYDRNYRPFLLGAPGTQSLTQALMMQSMGKNLAHKKVVFIISPQWFVKDGVTNDYFNAYYSELQTYQWVSDLEKVTDDDRYLAERLMDFPKVKEDKRLDRALKAIISGELPSSSDKQYINLMLNMFSREDELFGKIGMVNKDKAIRKAEKRLPATYNVSALDQLATEIGQKSTNNNPFEISNPFYDKRVKKKLKSLENSQTNWDYRFSPEFSDLQLVLSQLAQDNAEVLFIIPPVNKHWTDFTGLSQEMLQGFAKKVKYQLTTQGFNNIADFTKDCDTQYFMADTIHLGWRGWLAADQRIQPFLETSSTKVPSYHLDGSFYSKEWQQKAPADLK; from the coding sequence ATGAGTATGAAGAAAAAAATCTTTGCCATCTTTGGACCGATCTTGATTTCTGCGGTTCTACTTATCGCTTTCTTCTTTGCACCATTTAAAATAGATTTAGATAGCAAACGTGTTTTAGCAGATGCTTCTACGTCTATGGCAACAAATGTATTAAGAGGAAATGCGATCAAAAATAAAGCAATCGGTTCAAAGGAATATGTTCCATTTTTTGGGTCATCTGAACTGAGTCGAATCAGTCCATTTCATCCAACAGTTTTAGCCGAGAAATACGATCGAAATTACCGCCCGTTTTTATTGGGAGCACCAGGTACTCAATCGTTAACACAAGCATTAATGATGCAGTCGATGGGGAAAAATCTTGCGCATAAAAAAGTTGTTTTTATCATTTCCCCACAGTGGTTTGTTAAAGATGGCGTGACCAATGACTATTTCAATGCCTATTACTCTGAATTGCAAACCTATCAATGGGTTAGTGACTTAGAAAAAGTAACAGATGACGATCGGTATCTTGCCGAACGTTTAATGGATTTCCCAAAGGTAAAAGAAGATAAACGGTTAGATCGTGCTTTAAAAGCGATTATCTCTGGAGAACTGCCAAGTAGTTCAGATAAGCAGTATATCAATCTAATGCTTAACATGTTTTCCCGTGAAGATGAATTGTTTGGGAAAATCGGGATGGTTAATAAAGATAAGGCGATTAGAAAAGCTGAGAAGCGTTTGCCAGCTACGTATAATGTAAGTGCCTTAGATCAATTAGCGACTGAAATTGGTCAAAAATCGACTAATAACAATCCGTTTGAAATATCTAATCCATTTTATGACAAACGAGTGAAAAAGAAATTGAAATCCTTGGAAAATTCACAAACGAATTGGGATTATCGTTTTTCTCCTGAGTTTTCTGACTTACAATTGGTCCTTAGTCAGTTGGCACAAGACAATGCTGAGGTCTTGTTTATTATTCCACCAGTGAATAAACATTGGACCGATTTTACAGGACTCTCTCAAGAGATGCTACAAGGTTTTGCTAAAAAGGTGAAATACCAATTAACAACGCAAGGATTTAATAATATTGCAGATTTTACCAAAGATTGTGATACCCAGTACTTTATGGCTGATACAATCCATTTAGGTTGGCGTGGTTGGCTAGCAGCTGATCAGCGAATTCAACCATTTTTGGAAACAAGTTCAACTAAGGTGCCAAGTTATCATCTTGATGGATCCTTTTATTCAAAAGAGTGGCAACAAAAAGCACCAGCTGACTTGAAATAA
- the dltC gene encoding D-alanine--poly(phosphoribitol) ligase subunit DltC, with protein sequence MNLEETVLDILEEIAGTDEVKENRDVDLFEEGLMDSLATVQLLVELEGQLNVQVPVSEFDRDLWNTPNKVIEQVKALQ encoded by the coding sequence ATGAACTTAGAAGAAACAGTTTTAGATATTTTAGAAGAAATTGCAGGGACAGATGAAGTCAAAGAAAATAGAGATGTAGATTTATTTGAAGAAGGATTGATGGATTCATTAGCAACAGTTCAATTATTAGTTGAACTTGAGGGCCAACTTAATGTACAGGTACCTGTTTCAGAATTTGACCGCGATTTATGGAACACACCAAATAAAGTTATTGAACAAGTGAAAGCACTACAATAA
- the dltB gene encoding D-alanyl-lipoteichoic acid biosynthesis protein DltB, with protein MIDFPHMIPYANPIYFIYLLIALLPMILTLLIKGKRWAWYQVLVTLLFLYMSFGGEDWKQGVALIGYVIWQTILVWFYFHYRQKKNASQVFYLAVFLAILPLVLVKVVPFVSGHASLLGFLGISYLTFKSVQIIMEIRDGSIKEYNIFRYIEFLLFFPTISSGPIDRYRRFEKDVENPPAPEKYVDFLGKGIHNFFLGFLYKFIIGYYFGQVLMPVVAKMAVKTGGFSWELVAYMYIYSMYLFFDFAGYSLFAVGTSYLMGYDTPVNFNKPFLSWNIKEFWNRWHMTLSFWFRDYIYMRLMFTLIKKKVFKSRIVASNVGYFALFLLMGVWHGLTWYYLVYGFYHAALICLTDAWLRFKKKNKEKIPSNKLTHAFAVFLTFNAVCFSFLIFSGFLDTLFFK; from the coding sequence ATGATCGACTTTCCTCACATGATTCCTTATGCGAATCCGATTTATTTTATTTACCTATTGATTGCTCTGCTACCAATGATCCTTACCTTATTGATCAAAGGGAAGCGTTGGGCTTGGTATCAAGTTTTAGTTACATTATTGTTCTTATACATGAGCTTTGGTGGGGAGGATTGGAAACAAGGTGTAGCTTTGATTGGTTATGTTATCTGGCAGACAATCTTAGTCTGGTTTTATTTTCATTACCGTCAAAAGAAAAATGCTAGTCAAGTTTTTTACCTTGCTGTATTTTTAGCTATTTTGCCATTGGTTTTAGTTAAAGTTGTTCCTTTTGTTTCAGGACATGCTTCCTTATTGGGCTTTTTAGGAATTTCCTACTTGACCTTTAAGTCAGTACAAATCATCATGGAAATACGCGATGGTTCGATCAAAGAATATAATATTTTTCGATATATCGAATTTCTGTTATTTTTTCCAACGATTTCGTCTGGACCAATTGATCGTTATCGTCGTTTTGAAAAAGATGTAGAGAATCCGCCAGCACCAGAAAAATATGTCGACTTTCTAGGAAAAGGGATCCATAATTTCTTTTTGGGTTTTTTATATAAATTTATTATTGGCTATTATTTTGGTCAAGTGTTGATGCCTGTTGTGGCTAAGATGGCTGTGAAAACGGGTGGCTTTTCTTGGGAGCTTGTAGCGTACATGTATATATATAGTATGTATCTATTCTTTGACTTTGCCGGTTATAGTTTGTTTGCAGTTGGAACAAGCTATTTGATGGGCTATGATACGCCAGTCAACTTTAATAAGCCTTTCTTAAGTTGGAACATCAAGGAATTTTGGAATCGTTGGCATATGACATTGTCTTTTTGGTTCCGTGATTATATTTATATGCGATTAATGTTTACCTTGATCAAGAAAAAAGTGTTTAAGAGCCGGATCGTCGCTTCCAATGTTGGTTACTTTGCGTTATTCTTACTGATGGGTGTGTGGCATGGCTTAACATGGTATTACCTAGTGTATGGATTCTATCATGCTGCCTTGATTTGTTTGACCGATGCTTGGCTACGTTTTAAGAAAAAAAATAAAGAAAAAATTCCATCTAATAAATTGACGCATGCTTTTGCGGTTTTCTTAACATTTAATGCCGTTTGTTTTAGTTTCTTGATTTTTTCAGGATTTTTAGATACATTGTTCTTTAAATAA
- the dltA gene encoding D-alanine--poly(phosphoribitol) ligase subunit DltA, which produces MTILNIIEAIDRWGMKEPNRPVYIETNRTYTYGELKQDSDAIAGYLQKNIGRGRPVVVYGELEFEMLACFLGASKAGHAYIPIEAHTPKERVEMILEVAEPAMIFAVKDWPEIETDAEIISIDKLNNICAELETVGSLEPVVGPETYYIIFTSGTTGVPKGVQISHNNLLSFVNWELTDFGITEGMRFLSQAPYSFDLSVMDLYPALTSGGSLTPMAKEVINDFKQLFTLLPTLAIEVWVSTPSFMDICLMEPTFDGEHVDSLKVFLFCGEELPKATAQKLVDRFPQARIFNTYGPTEATVAISGVEVTQALLDEYSRVPIGRVKKDTTVYIMTNDQEVSTGEVGEIVIAGPSVSKGYLHNPEKTAAAFFEYNGQPAYRTGDAGKLVDGMLLYDGRIDFQVKLHGYRIELEDIDHHLAGVSYVKQAAVVPKYQNHKVQQLVAFVVANPHDFEKEFKLTKAIKEELSLSVMDYMIPQKFIYVEQLPLTANGKIDRKGLMNEVNAT; this is translated from the coding sequence ATGACGATTTTAAATATTATTGAAGCAATCGATCGTTGGGGGATGAAGGAGCCAAACCGTCCCGTTTATATTGAAACCAATCGAACGTATACTTATGGTGAGTTGAAGCAAGACTCAGATGCAATTGCCGGATATTTGCAAAAGAACATAGGACGAGGTCGTCCAGTCGTGGTTTATGGCGAATTAGAATTTGAAATGTTAGCTTGTTTTTTAGGTGCCTCCAAAGCTGGTCACGCTTATATACCAATCGAGGCTCATACACCAAAAGAACGAGTTGAGATGATTTTAGAAGTTGCTGAGCCGGCAATGATTTTTGCAGTTAAGGATTGGCCAGAAATTGAAACGGATGCTGAAATTATTTCAATAGATAAACTTAACAATATATGCGCAGAATTAGAGACTGTAGGTAGTTTGGAACCAGTAGTTGGGCCAGAAACCTACTATATTATTTTTACCTCTGGAACAACAGGTGTACCAAAAGGGGTTCAAATCAGTCATAATAATCTTTTAAGTTTTGTGAATTGGGAATTGACAGACTTTGGGATCACTGAAGGCATGCGCTTTTTATCTCAAGCCCCATATTCATTTGACTTGTCAGTGATGGATTTATATCCAGCTTTGACCTCAGGGGGTTCATTAACACCGATGGCCAAAGAGGTTATTAATGATTTTAAACAACTATTTACGTTATTGCCGACATTAGCCATTGAAGTTTGGGTTTCAACACCATCCTTTATGGATATTTGTTTGATGGAACCGACCTTTGACGGAGAGCATGTTGATAGCTTAAAGGTTTTTCTATTTTGTGGTGAAGAACTGCCTAAAGCAACGGCACAAAAATTAGTAGACCGTTTCCCTCAAGCACGTATTTTTAATACATATGGGCCGACAGAAGCAACTGTAGCGATATCTGGTGTGGAAGTCACCCAAGCGCTCTTGGATGAATACAGTCGTGTACCGATCGGTCGTGTAAAAAAGGATACAACAGTTTACATCATGACGAATGATCAGGAAGTTTCAACTGGAGAAGTGGGAGAAATCGTAATTGCAGGGCCAAGTGTTTCTAAAGGCTATCTGCATAATCCAGAAAAAACAGCTGCCGCCTTCTTTGAGTACAATGGTCAACCAGCGTATCGCACAGGAGATGCTGGTAAGCTCGTCGATGGTATGTTGCTTTATGATGGGCGAATTGATTTTCAAGTAAAACTTCATGGCTATCGAATCGAGCTTGAAGATATTGATCATCATTTGGCGGGTGTTTCTTATGTTAAACAGGCTGCTGTCGTACCGAAATACCAAAATCATAAGGTTCAACAGCTAGTAGCCTTTGTGGTAGCGAATCCTCATGATTTTGAAAAAGAATTTAAATTAACGAAAGCAATTAAAGAAGAACTCAGTTTATCGGTGATGGATTATATGATTCCTCAAAAATTTATCTATGTTGAACAATTGCCGTTGACAGCGAATGGAAAGATCGACCGTAAAGGGTTGATGAATGAGGTGAATGCAACATGA
- a CDS encoding teichoic acid D-Ala incorporation-associated protein DltX: MKAFFNQPNVQYWGKFIGKTVFYFGILLMLIYLYHYKNIDGGTFIYNEF; this comes from the coding sequence ATGAAAGCATTTTTTAATCAACCTAATGTACAATATTGGGGGAAATTTATTGGAAAGACCGTGTTTTATTTTGGGATTCTCTTAATGTTGATTTATTTATATCATTATAAAAATATTGACGGCGGTACATTTATTTATAACGAGTTTTAG